The Aethina tumida isolate Nest 87 chromosome 6, icAetTumi1.1, whole genome shotgun sequence genome has a segment encoding these proteins:
- the LOC109604210 gene encoding high mobility group protein HMG-I/HMG-Y, whose translation MSDEASTPSKRGRKSASEKSPAAEKAESKKRVKKDARDDDEDGPSPVKRGRGRPKGTTKKKSAAKAKPKSAKTTGRRGRPKKEEKPEDSTEEDGDDKDDEDDVEEDEDD comes from the exons atgtccGACGAAGCATCCACACCGTCGAAGAGGGGTAGGAAATCGGCGTCCGAAAAGTCGCCGGCCGCCGAAAAAGCCGAGTCGAAGAAGAGGGTGAAGAAAGATGCGAGAGACGACGACGAAGACGGTCCGAGTCCGGTGAAAAGGGGAAGGGGCAGACCGAAGGGCACGACCAAAAAGAAGAGCGCTGCCAAGGCCAAACCAAAATCCGCCAAAACAACAG GTCGCCGCGGACGGCCCAAGAAGGAGGAGAAGCCAGAAGACTCAACTGAAGAAGATGGAGACGACAAAGACGACGAGGATGACGTAGAAGAAGACGAAGATGATTAA
- the LOC109604209 gene encoding uncharacterized protein LOC109604209, translating to MLRLSMLLSCIFMTNSALEEKSLGGVEKREAAAAAAAAAAAADFDKYAVTCYICVNVSDNPICNQFAIDKPCKPGETFCHTLHIMDSKGTSVLVNKKCSTDKECQRTKVGCVEIDAQLMCVSCCDQNYCNSDVPTNSSTATYDDKITKMRMLAKNLFTEREKALTTTLKESNVAATAPLSVSLLLLLLLLLPLLMGLECRLMMI from the exons ATGTTGAGACTGAGCATGTTGCTGAGCTGCATCTTCATGACGAACTCAGCACTGGAGGAGAAAAGTCTGGGCGGCGTGGAGAAACGCGAGGCAGCCGCCGCAgcagccgccgccgccgccgccgccgactTCGACAAATACGCCGTGACCTGCTACATTTGCGTGAACGTGTCCGACAACCCGATCTGCAACCAGTTCGCCATCGACAAGCCGTGCAAGCCGGGCGAGACCTTCTGCCACACGCTGCACATCATGGACTCCAAAGGCACGAGCGTGTTGGTCAACAAGAAGTGCTCCACGGACAAGGAGTGCCAACGCACCAAAGTGGGATGCGTCGAGATCGACGCCCAACTA ATGTGCGTGTCCTGCTGCGACCAGAACTACTGCAACAGCGACGTGCCCACCAACTCCAGCACCGCCACCTACGACGACAAGATCACCAAGATGCGGATGCTGGCCAAGAACCTGTTCACGGAGAGGGAGAAGGCGCTGACGACGACGCTGAAGGAGTCCAACGTCGCCGCGACCGCTCCGCTCTCCGTCtccctcctcctcctcctcctcctcctcctccccCTCCTCATGGGATTGGAATGTCGGTTGATGATGATTTGA